A section of the Rhizobium sp. BG4 genome encodes:
- a CDS encoding AAA family ATPase: protein MPAYMDDLDQAVSLIRGSGRIMVVGCSGGGKSTLSRKIAGLLSLRHVSMDREFFWLPGWVKREKAEERALITEVVNGEAWLMDGTGPSTFDIRVPRTQFIIWVRMPRWICLWGICKRAFFHLGKTRPDMAPGCREQLPDREFLTYIWTFEQRFSPLVVAGIDRYGPDIPVLQLKSRRDVSRLLDLLGAPA, encoded by the coding sequence ATGCCGGCCTATATGGACGATCTCGACCAAGCCGTCAGCCTGATCCGCGGCTCAGGGCGCATCATGGTCGTCGGCTGCTCCGGCGGGGGCAAGAGCACGCTGTCGCGAAAAATTGCCGGCCTTCTCAGCCTGCGGCATGTCTCGATGGACAGGGAATTCTTCTGGCTGCCCGGCTGGGTCAAGCGCGAGAAGGCCGAGGAGCGCGCGCTGATCACCGAGGTTGTCAACGGGGAAGCCTGGCTGATGGACGGCACCGGCCCCTCGACCTTCGATATCCGCGTGCCGCGCACGCAGTTCATCATCTGGGTGCGCATGCCGCGATGGATCTGCCTCTGGGGCATTTGCAAGCGCGCGTTCTTTCACCTCGGCAAGACACGGCCGGACATGGCGCCCGGCTGCCGCGAACAGCTGCCGGACCGCGAATTCCTCACCTACATCTGGACTTTCGAGCAGCGGTTTTCGCCGCTCGTCGTTGCTGGTATCGATCGCTATGGCCCTGATATCCCGGTTTTGCAGCTGAAAAGCCGGCGAGACGTCAGCCGCCTTCTTGATCTTCTCGGCGCGCCCGCTTAA
- the lpdA gene encoding dihydrolipoyl dehydrogenase, with amino-acid sequence MAENYDVIIIGSGPGGYVAAVRAGQLGLKVAIVEREHLGGICLNWGCIPTKALLRSAEILDHSNHLKDYGLVLEGSVKADTKAVVARSRAVSGRLNAGVGFLMKKNKVDVIWGEAKITKPGEITVSKSSKPVVEPQHPLPKNIKSEAGTYTAKHIIIATGARPRALPGIEPDGKLIWTYFEALKPDVLPKSLIVMGSGAIGIEFASFYRSMGVDVTVVEVMPTIMPVEDAEITAIARKQLEKRGLKIFTSAKITKVEKGADSVTATVETADGKSQQITADRMISAVGVQGNIENLGLEALGVKTDRGCVVIDGYGKTNVPGIYAIGDVAGPPMLAHKAEHEGVVCIEKIAGLPNVHPTDKSKVPGCTYCNPQVASVGLTEAKAKEQGRDIRVGRFSFVANGKAIALGEDQGMVKVIFDKKTGELLGAHMVGAEVTELIQGFVVAMNLETTEEELMHTIFPHPTVSESMKEAVLDAYGRVLNA; translated from the coding sequence ATGGCTGAGAACTACGACGTCATCATCATCGGTTCTGGTCCGGGCGGCTATGTCGCTGCGGTGCGCGCCGGTCAGCTCGGTCTGAAGGTCGCGATCGTCGAGCGCGAGCACCTGGGCGGCATTTGCCTCAACTGGGGCTGCATCCCGACCAAGGCGCTGCTGCGCTCCGCCGAAATTCTCGATCATTCGAACCACCTGAAGGATTACGGCTTGGTTCTCGAAGGTTCGGTCAAGGCTGATACCAAGGCCGTCGTCGCCCGCTCGCGCGCCGTCTCCGGTCGCCTGAATGCCGGCGTCGGCTTTCTGATGAAGAAGAATAAGGTCGATGTCATCTGGGGCGAGGCGAAGATCACCAAGCCCGGCGAGATCACCGTTTCCAAGTCCTCGAAGCCTGTCGTCGAGCCGCAGCATCCGCTGCCGAAGAACATCAAGAGCGAAGCCGGTACCTATACGGCCAAGCACATCATCATCGCCACCGGCGCCCGTCCGCGCGCTTTGCCGGGCATCGAGCCGGATGGCAAGCTGATCTGGACCTATTTCGAAGCGCTGAAGCCGGATGTCCTGCCGAAGTCGCTGATCGTCATGGGCTCGGGTGCCATCGGCATCGAATTCGCGAGCTTCTACCGCTCGATGGGCGTCGACGTCACCGTCGTCGAAGTCATGCCGACGATCATGCCGGTCGAGGACGCTGAGATCACCGCGATCGCCCGCAAGCAGCTCGAAAAGCGTGGGCTGAAGATCTTCACCAGCGCTAAGATCACCAAGGTCGAAAAGGGCGCAGACAGCGTTACCGCGACCGTCGAGACAGCTGATGGCAAATCGCAGCAGATCACCGCTGACCGGATGATCTCGGCCGTCGGCGTTCAGGGCAATATCGAAAATCTCGGCCTCGAGGCGCTCGGCGTGAAGACCGACCGCGGCTGCGTCGTCATCGACGGCTACGGCAAGACGAACGTGCCCGGCATCTACGCCATCGGCGACGTCGCCGGCCCGCCGATGCTCGCCCACAAGGCCGAGCATGAAGGCGTCGTCTGCATCGAGAAGATCGCCGGCCTGCCGAACGTCCACCCGACCGACAAGAGCAAGGTCCCGGGCTGCACCTATTGCAACCCGCAGGTCGCCTCGGTCGGCCTCACCGAAGCCAAGGCCAAGGAACAGGGCCGCGACATCCGCGTCGGCCGCTTCTCCTTCGTCGCCAACGGCAAGGCGATCGCGCTCGGCGAAGACCAGGGCATGGTCAAGGTCATCTTCGACAAGAAGACCGGCGAACTGCTCGGCGCCCACATGGTCGGTGCCGAAGTCACCGAGCTCATCCAAGGCTTTGTCGTCGCCATGAACCTGGAAACGACCGAAGAAGAACTGATGCACACGATCTTCCCGCATCCGACCGTTTCGGAATCGATGAAGGAAGCCGTGCTCGACGCTTACGGTCGCGTGCTGAACGCTTGA
- the eno gene encoding phosphopyruvate hydratase produces the protein MTAITDIIAREILDSRGNPTVEVDVYLEDGSMGRAAVPSGASTGAHEAVEVRDGGKRYLGKGVEKAVEAANTEIFDAIGGIDAENQIQIDNIMIELDGTPNKSRLGANAILGVSLAVAKAAAQAAGLPLYRYVGGASAHLLPVPMMNIINGGAHADNPIDFQEFMILPVGADSIREAVRMGSEVFHVLKKELSAQGHNTNVGDEGGFAPGLKSAPEALDFIMKSIEKAGYKPGEDIYLGLDCAATEFFKDGKYVLEGEGRTLESGAMAEYLAQLAAQYPIISIEDGMAEDDWDGWKALTDLAGKKVQLVGDDLFVTNSARLRDGIKMGVANSILVKVNQIGSLTETLDAVNTAHKAAYTAVMSHRSGETEDSTIADLAVATNCGQIKTGSLSRSDRLAKYNQLIRIEEGLGPQARYAGRSIIRG, from the coding sequence ATGACTGCAATTACCGATATCATCGCCCGCGAGATCCTCGATAGCCGTGGCAACCCCACCGTCGAAGTCGATGTCTATCTCGAAGATGGCAGCATGGGCCGTGCGGCTGTTCCGTCGGGCGCTTCGACCGGCGCGCATGAAGCCGTTGAAGTTCGCGATGGCGGCAAGCGCTATCTCGGCAAGGGTGTCGAAAAGGCTGTCGAAGCCGCCAACACCGAGATCTTCGATGCCATCGGCGGCATCGATGCCGAAAACCAGATCCAGATCGACAACATCATGATCGAGCTGGATGGCACGCCGAACAAGTCGCGTCTCGGCGCCAACGCCATCCTCGGCGTTTCGCTCGCTGTCGCCAAGGCTGCTGCTCAGGCCGCCGGCCTGCCGCTCTACCGCTACGTCGGTGGCGCTTCGGCTCACCTCCTGCCGGTTCCGATGATGAACATCATCAACGGCGGCGCACATGCCGACAACCCGATCGACTTCCAGGAATTCATGATCCTGCCGGTTGGCGCCGACTCGATCCGCGAAGCCGTCCGCATGGGCTCGGAAGTCTTCCACGTCCTCAAGAAGGAACTGTCGGCTCAGGGCCACAACACCAACGTTGGTGACGAAGGCGGTTTCGCACCGGGCCTGAAGAGCGCCCCTGAAGCCCTCGACTTCATCATGAAGTCGATCGAAAAGGCTGGCTACAAGCCGGGCGAAGACATCTATCTCGGCCTCGACTGCGCAGCGACCGAATTCTTCAAGGACGGCAAGTACGTTCTCGAAGGCGAGGGACGCACGCTGGAATCAGGCGCCATGGCCGAATACCTCGCACAGCTCGCCGCCCAGTACCCGATCATCTCGATCGAAGACGGCATGGCTGAAGACGATTGGGACGGCTGGAAGGCCCTGACCGATCTCGCCGGCAAGAAGGTTCAGCTGGTCGGCGACGATCTGTTCGTCACCAACTCGGCTCGCCTGCGCGATGGTATCAAGATGGGCGTTGCCAACTCGATCCTCGTCAAGGTCAACCAGATCGGCTCGCTGACCGAGACGCTCGACGCCGTCAACACCGCGCACAAGGCAGCCTACACCGCCGTCATGTCGCACCGTTCGGGCGAAACCGAAGATTCCACGATCGCCGATCTCGCAGTTGCCACCAACTGCGGTCAGATCAAGACCGGCTCGCTGTCGCGCTCGGATCGTCTGGCAAAATACAACCAGCTGATCCGCATCGAAGAGGGTCTCGGCCCGCAGGCCCGCTATGCCGGCCGTTCGATCATCCGCGGCTGA
- the lipA gene encoding lipoyl synthase produces MVTILDTINPDAKRVRHPEKAHRPDQEVLRKPEWIRVKAPTSKGYAETRSIVKEHKLVTVCEEAGCPNIGECWDKKHATFMIMGEICTRACAFCNVSTGKPNALDMAEPENVAKAVKQMGLSHVVITSVDRDDLEDGGAEHFEKVIWAIREASPMTTIEILTPDFLKKPGALERVVAAKPDVFNHNMETVAGNYLTVRPGARYFHSIRLLQRVKELDPTMFTKSGIMVGLGEERNEVLQLMDDLRTADVDFLTIGQYLQPTRKHHKVESFVTPEEFKSYETVAYTKGFLMVASSPLTRSSHHAGDDFARLKAAREKKLLIAAE; encoded by the coding sequence ATGGTAACCATTCTCGACACGATCAATCCCGACGCCAAGCGCGTGCGCCATCCGGAAAAGGCCCACCGGCCGGACCAGGAAGTTCTGCGCAAGCCGGAATGGATCCGTGTAAAGGCGCCGACCTCCAAGGGCTATGCCGAAACCCGCTCGATCGTGAAGGAGCACAAGCTCGTCACCGTGTGCGAGGAAGCCGGCTGCCCGAATATCGGCGAGTGCTGGGACAAGAAGCACGCCACCTTCATGATCATGGGCGAGATCTGTACCCGCGCCTGTGCCTTCTGCAACGTCTCCACCGGCAAGCCGAATGCGCTGGATATGGCAGAGCCCGAGAACGTCGCCAAGGCCGTCAAGCAGATGGGCCTCAGCCACGTCGTCATCACCTCCGTTGACCGCGACGACCTGGAAGACGGCGGTGCCGAGCATTTCGAGAAGGTCATCTGGGCGATCCGCGAGGCCTCGCCGATGACGACGATCGAAATCCTGACCCCTGACTTTTTGAAGAAGCCCGGTGCGCTGGAGCGTGTCGTCGCCGCCAAGCCAGACGTTTTCAACCACAATATGGAAACCGTCGCCGGCAACTACCTGACCGTCCGTCCCGGCGCCCGCTATTTCCACTCCATCCGCCTGCTTCAGCGCGTGAAGGAACTGGATCCGACCATGTTCACCAAATCAGGCATCATGGTCGGCCTCGGCGAAGAGCGCAACGAAGTGCTGCAGCTGATGGACGACCTGCGCACCGCCGACGTCGACTTCCTGACGATCGGCCAGTATCTGCAGCCGACCCGCAAGCACCACAAGGTCGAAAGCTTCGTGACGCCGGAGGAATTCAAGTCCTACGAGACCGTTGCTTACACCAAGGGCTTCCTGATGGTTGCTTCGAGCCCGCTGACGCGCTCCTCGCATCACGCCGGCGACGACTTCGCCCGTTTGAAAGCGGCGCGCGAAAAGAAGCTGCTGATCGCCGCAGAATAA
- a CDS encoding GNAT family N-acetyltransferase, translated as MGGAFAALRAAERKDAAELAILVDIGSHGFASWLWFWEVANGKTDTPLEHGRLKMSRDGEWGSWQNAVVAEAYGEVAGAAVGYELGEGIHALKTDRPALAPVIAMQKTVAGGWFIGTLAVYRHLRGIGIGMKLLGDQIDRANGLPVSLITASDNDAALALYKKNGFSEAARADAVPLFESSKKHEWVLLTRLAG; from the coding sequence ATGGGCGGCGCTTTCGCAGCGCTTAGAGCGGCGGAACGGAAGGATGCGGCCGAGCTCGCGATCCTCGTCGATATCGGCTCGCATGGCTTTGCCTCCTGGCTGTGGTTTTGGGAGGTTGCCAACGGCAAGACCGATACGCCTCTGGAGCATGGCCGGCTGAAGATGAGCCGGGACGGCGAATGGGGTAGCTGGCAGAACGCAGTCGTTGCCGAAGCTTACGGCGAGGTCGCGGGCGCTGCAGTCGGATACGAGTTGGGCGAGGGGATCCACGCCCTCAAGACGGACCGTCCCGCACTGGCGCCCGTCATCGCCATGCAGAAGACGGTCGCCGGTGGCTGGTTCATCGGCACGCTCGCGGTCTACCGCCATCTGCGCGGTATCGGTATTGGAATGAAGCTTCTCGGTGACCAGATCGACAGGGCAAACGGATTGCCGGTCAGCCTGATCACCGCAAGCGACAATGACGCAGCGCTCGCGCTGTACAAGAAGAATGGATTTTCGGAAGCGGCGCGCGCTGACGCCGTACCGCTTTTCGAAAGCAGCAAGAAACACGAGTGGGTGCTTTTGACCCGCCTCGCCGGATAA
- the pdhA gene encoding pyruvate dehydrogenase (acetyl-transferring) E1 component subunit alpha: MAPRKNATVSSRKTSTKSAAKASNGGPVADFTRDEELKAYREMLLIRRFEEKAGQLYGMGFIGGFCHLYIGQEAVVVGMQMAQKEGDQVITAYRDHGHMLATGMSARGVMAELTGRKGGYSHGKGGSMHMFSKEKHFYGGHGIVGAQVSLGTGLAFANRYRGNDSVSVAYFGDGAANQGQVYESFNMAALWKLPIIYIVENNRYAMGTSTARATAQSNYSLRGSGFGIPGVQVDGMDVRAVKAAADEALEHCRSGKGPIILEMLTYRYRGHSMSDPAKYRTKEEVQKMRSEQDPIEQVKARLVEKGWASEDDLKTIDKDVRDIVADSADFAQNDPEPDASELYTDILL, from the coding sequence ATGGCGCCTCGCAAGAACGCGACCGTTTCCAGCCGTAAAACCAGCACGAAATCCGCAGCCAAGGCCTCCAATGGTGGTCCGGTTGCCGATTTTACGCGCGATGAGGAGCTCAAGGCCTATCGCGAGATGCTTCTGATCCGCCGCTTCGAAGAGAAGGCCGGTCAGCTTTACGGCATGGGCTTCATCGGTGGTTTCTGTCACCTTTATATCGGCCAGGAAGCTGTCGTTGTCGGCATGCAGATGGCGCAGAAAGAAGGCGACCAGGTCATCACGGCTTACCGTGACCACGGCCACATGCTGGCAACCGGCATGAGCGCCCGCGGCGTCATGGCGGAACTCACCGGACGCAAGGGCGGCTATTCCCACGGGAAGGGCGGCTCCATGCACATGTTCTCCAAGGAAAAGCACTTCTACGGCGGCCACGGCATCGTCGGCGCCCAGGTGTCGCTCGGCACGGGCCTGGCTTTCGCCAACCGCTACCGCGGCAACGACTCGGTCAGCGTCGCCTATTTCGGTGATGGCGCTGCCAACCAGGGCCAGGTCTACGAAAGCTTCAACATGGCGGCGCTCTGGAAGCTGCCGATCATCTATATCGTCGAAAACAACCGTTACGCCATGGGCACCTCGACCGCCCGCGCGACGGCGCAGTCGAACTACTCGCTGCGCGGTTCGGGCTTCGGCATTCCGGGCGTCCAGGTGGACGGCATGGATGTGCGCGCCGTCAAGGCTGCCGCAGACGAAGCGCTCGAGCATTGCCGCTCCGGCAAGGGCCCGATCATCCTGGAAATGCTAACCTATCGCTATCGCGGCCACTCGATGTCCGACCCGGCGAAGTATCGCACCAAGGAAGAAGTGCAGAAGATGCGCTCCGAGCAGGATCCGATCGAGCAGGTCAAGGCTCGCCTCGTCGAAAAGGGCTGGGCTTCCGAAGACGATCTGAAGACGATCGACAAGGATGTCCGTGACATCGTCGCCGACAGTGCCGATTTCGCCCAGAACGATCCGGAGCCGGATGCATCCGAGCTCTACACCGACATTCTGCTCTAA
- a CDS encoding pyruvate dehydrogenase complex E1 component subunit beta, which yields MPIDILMPALSPTMEEGTLSKWLKNEGDKVTSGDVIAEIETDKATMEVEAVDEGVIGKLLVPAGTENVKVNAKIAILLQDGESAADISSAAPAAEPAPAAAAPAPAATEQKSAAAPVPAEPKASVPNDPEIPAGTEMVSMTVREALRDAMAEEMRADDSVFVMGEEVAEYQGAYKVTQGLLQEFGARRVIDTPITEHGFAGVGVGAAMAGLKPIVEFMTFNFAMQAIDQIINSAAKTLYMSGGQMGAPIVFRGPNGAAARVGAQHSQDYASWYSQIPGLKVVMPYTAADAKGLLKAAIRDPNPVVFLENEILYGQHFDVPKLDNFVLPIGKARIHRQGKDVTIVSFGIGMTYAVKAVAELEKIGIDAELIDLRTLRPMDLPTVIESVKKTGRLVTVEEGYPQNSVGTEIATRVMQQAFDYLDAPVLTIAGKDVPMPYAANLEKLALPNVDEVVQAVKTVCYK from the coding sequence ATGCCTATCGATATCCTCATGCCCGCCCTCTCTCCGACGATGGAAGAAGGCACGCTGTCCAAGTGGCTCAAGAATGAAGGCGACAAGGTCACCTCGGGTGACGTGATTGCCGAAATCGAAACCGACAAGGCGACGATGGAAGTCGAAGCCGTCGATGAAGGCGTGATCGGCAAGCTGCTGGTCCCGGCCGGCACCGAAAACGTCAAGGTCAACGCCAAGATCGCGATCCTGCTGCAGGACGGCGAATCGGCTGCCGATATTTCGTCGGCTGCTCCTGCTGCTGAGCCGGCTCCGGCCGCCGCTGCTCCGGCGCCTGCCGCAACCGAACAGAAGTCGGCTGCCGCTCCGGTCCCGGCCGAGCCCAAGGCATCCGTGCCGAACGATCCGGAAATCCCGGCCGGCACTGAAATGGTCTCCATGACCGTTCGCGAAGCACTGCGTGACGCGATGGCCGAAGAAATGCGCGCTGACGACAGCGTCTTCGTCATGGGCGAAGAAGTTGCCGAATATCAGGGCGCCTACAAGGTCACCCAGGGTCTCCTGCAGGAATTCGGCGCACGCCGCGTCATCGACACCCCGATCACCGAACACGGCTTTGCCGGCGTCGGCGTCGGCGCTGCCATGGCCGGCCTGAAGCCGATCGTCGAGTTCATGACCTTCAACTTCGCCATGCAGGCGATCGACCAGATCATCAACTCCGCTGCCAAGACGCTCTATATGTCCGGCGGCCAGATGGGCGCTCCGATCGTCTTCCGCGGCCCGAACGGCGCTGCAGCCCGCGTCGGCGCACAGCACAGCCAAGATTATGCTTCCTGGTACAGCCAGATCCCCGGCCTCAAGGTCGTCATGCCCTACACGGCAGCTGACGCCAAGGGCCTGCTCAAGGCTGCGATCCGCGATCCGAACCCGGTCGTCTTCCTCGAAAACGAAATTCTCTACGGCCAGCACTTCGACGTGCCGAAGCTCGACAATTTCGTTCTGCCGATCGGCAAGGCGCGCATCCACCGCCAGGGCAAGGACGTCACCATCGTATCCTTCGGCATCGGCATGACCTATGCGGTCAAGGCTGTGGCCGAGCTCGAGAAGATCGGCATCGACGCCGAACTGATCGACCTGCGTACGCTGCGTCCAATGGACCTCCCGACGGTCATCGAATCCGTCAAGAAGACCGGCCGCCTCGTCACCGTCGAGGAAGGCTACCCGCAGAACTCGGTCGGCACCGAAATCGCCACCCGTGTCATGCAGCAGGCCTTCGATTACCTCGATGCACCGGTTCTGACGATCGCCGGCAAGGACGTTCCGATGCCCTACGCCGCAAACCTCGAGAAGCTGGCGCTGCCGAATGTCGACGAAGTCGTCCAGGCAGTGAAAACCGTCTGCTACAAGTAA
- a CDS encoding GlsB/YeaQ/YmgE family stress response membrane protein, with amino-acid sequence MEGVGWLAAIIIGGFAGWLAGKLMDARYGILLNIVLGIVGSVVATAILAQFHIEVAGGRLGYFVTGFLGACLLIFFARLVRR; translated from the coding sequence ATGGAAGGCGTAGGCTGGCTGGCGGCAATCATCATCGGCGGTTTTGCGGGCTGGCTCGCGGGCAAGCTGATGGATGCGCGATACGGCATTCTGCTGAATATCGTGCTCGGTATCGTCGGCTCGGTCGTCGCGACCGCAATCCTGGCGCAGTTCCATATCGAAGTGGCCGGCGGGCGGCTTGGCTACTTCGTCACCGGATTCCTGGGCGCTTGCCTGCTGATATTCTTCGCCCGGCTCGTCCGGCGATGA
- a CDS encoding type II toxin-antitoxin system RatA family toxin, with product MPQFETHRPVPHTAEQMFDLVADVERYPEFLPLCEALTIRSRKERDGKTLLVADMTVGYKAIRETFTTQVLLNKAERVIDVKYIDGPFKYLDNRWSFTEATPGSMVNFFIDYEFKSRILGALMGTMFDRAFRMFTEAFEKRASAIYGS from the coding sequence ATGCCGCAATTCGAAACGCATCGCCCCGTTCCCCATACAGCCGAGCAGATGTTCGACCTCGTCGCCGATGTCGAGCGCTATCCGGAATTCCTGCCGCTCTGCGAGGCGCTGACGATCCGCAGCCGCAAGGAACGCGACGGCAAGACCCTGCTCGTCGCCGACATGACGGTTGGCTACAAGGCGATCCGCGAGACATTCACGACGCAGGTGCTGCTGAACAAGGCAGAGCGCGTCATTGACGTGAAATATATCGACGGCCCGTTCAAGTATCTCGACAACCGCTGGAGCTTCACCGAAGCCACACCGGGCTCGATGGTCAATTTCTTCATCGACTATGAGTTCAAGAGCCGCATTCTCGGCGCGCTCATGGGCACGATGTTCGACAGGGCTTTCCGCATGTTCACGGAAGCCTTCGAAAAGCGCGCATCGGCGATCTACGGTAGCTGA
- a CDS encoding septum formation initiator family protein produces the protein MWTKHHKKKKIGRFVVPAMTVAFLSYFGYHCIHGDYGLRATEVFEQRRIAREKELATLKAKREHIEQQVALLSDGSLDKDMLDEKARYQLNMSRADEVVIFNSYSN, from the coding sequence ATGTGGACAAAGCATCATAAGAAAAAGAAGATCGGCCGGTTCGTGGTTCCGGCCATGACGGTCGCCTTTCTCTCCTATTTCGGCTATCATTGCATCCATGGCGATTACGGCCTGCGTGCCACCGAAGTCTTCGAGCAGCGGCGCATTGCCCGCGAGAAGGAATTGGCGACGCTGAAGGCCAAGCGCGAGCATATCGAGCAGCAGGTCGCGCTGCTGAGTGATGGCTCTCTCGATAAGGATATGCTGGACGAAAAAGCCCGTTACCAGCTGAATATGTCTCGCGCCGACGAGGTCGTCATATTCAATTCATATTCCAATTAA
- a CDS encoding GlsB/YeaQ/YmgE family stress response membrane protein: MSMGTQALLIFLLIGLVAGFLASLVVGGGGLIRCLLSGIIGAFVGGFLFNALGISLGIENALVVQIIHATVGAIIVVLIARAIA, translated from the coding sequence ATGTCAATGGGTACGCAGGCACTGCTCATCTTCCTGCTGATCGGGCTCGTCGCTGGCTTTCTGGCAAGCCTCGTGGTTGGCGGCGGCGGTTTGATCCGGTGCTTGCTGAGCGGCATCATCGGCGCCTTCGTCGGTGGCTTTCTGTTCAATGCGCTGGGCATCTCGCTCGGCATTGAAAATGCATTGGTTGTACAGATCATTCACGCCACCGTCGGCGCCATCATCGTGGTGCTGATCGCCAGGGCGATAGCGTAG
- a CDS encoding pyruvate dehydrogenase complex dihydrolipoamide acetyltransferase, translating to MPINITMPALSPTMEEGNLAKWLVKEGDTVKSGDVIAEIETDKATMEVEAVDEGTVAKIVVPAGTEGVKVNALIAVLAAEGEDVKAAASGAGSAPKAEAAPAPKAEAAPAAAQPAPAAAAPAPAAAPAAAASSGNRTFSSPLARRLAKEAGIDLSAVSGSGPHGRVVKSDIEAAVAGGGAKAPAAAAPQAAAPAPAAAPKGASDEAVLKLFEAGSYELVPHDGMRKVIAKRLVESKQTVPHFYVTVDCELDALLALRAQLNDAAPKSKDGVPAYKLSVNDMVIKAMALALRDVPDANVSWTENAMVKHKNADVGVAVSIPGGLITPIVRKAELKTLSAISNEMKDLGKRAKDRKLKPEEYQGGTTSVSNMGMMGVKQFAAVINPPHATILAVGAGEQRVIVKKGEMAIATVMSVTLSTDHRCVDGALGAEVLQAFKGYIENPMGMLV from the coding sequence ATGCCCATTAATATTACGATGCCTGCCCTGTCTCCGACCATGGAAGAGGGCAACCTGGCCAAGTGGCTCGTCAAGGAAGGCGACACCGTCAAGTCCGGTGACGTCATCGCCGAGATCGAAACCGACAAGGCGACGATGGAAGTCGAAGCCGTCGACGAAGGCACCGTTGCCAAGATCGTCGTTCCCGCCGGTACCGAAGGCGTCAAGGTCAACGCGCTGATCGCGGTTCTGGCTGCCGAAGGCGAAGACGTGAAGGCTGCCGCAAGCGGTGCAGGTTCTGCACCGAAGGCCGAAGCCGCACCGGCGCCGAAGGCGGAAGCCGCACCTGCTGCTGCCCAGCCGGCTCCGGCCGCTGCTGCTCCGGCTCCGGCCGCAGCACCTGCTGCCGCAGCCTCGTCCGGCAACCGCACCTTCTCGTCGCCGCTCGCCCGCCGCCTTGCCAAGGAAGCCGGTATCGACCTTTCTGCCGTTTCCGGTTCCGGTCCGCATGGCCGCGTCGTCAAGAGCGACATCGAAGCTGCCGTCGCCGGCGGTGGTGCCAAGGCTCCGGCCGCAGCAGCGCCGCAGGCCGCCGCACCGGCACCTGCCGCAGCCCCGAAGGGCGCTTCCGACGAGGCCGTTCTCAAGCTGTTCGAAGCCGGTTCCTATGAACTCGTGCCGCATGACGGCATGCGCAAGGTCATTGCCAAGCGCCTGGTCGAATCCAAGCAGACCGTTCCGCACTTCTACGTCACCGTCGATTGCGAACTCGATGCGCTTCTGGCGCTCCGTGCCCAGCTCAACGATGCCGCACCGAAGTCCAAGGACGGCGTTCCGGCCTACAAGCTGTCGGTCAACGACATGGTCATCAAGGCGATGGCGCTTGCTCTTCGCGACGTTCCGGATGCAAACGTTTCCTGGACCGAAAATGCGATGGTCAAGCACAAGAACGCCGATGTCGGCGTTGCTGTCTCCATCCCGGGTGGCTTGATCACCCCGATCGTCCGCAAGGCGGAGCTGAAGACGCTCTCGGCAATCTCCAACGAGATGAAGGACCTCGGCAAGCGCGCCAAGGACCGCAAGCTGAAGCCTGAGGAATACCAGGGCGGTACCACGTCGGTGTCGAACATGGGCATGATGGGCGTCAAGCAGTTTGCCGCCGTCATCAACCCGCCGCATGCAACGATCCTCGCGGTCGGCGCAGGCGAGCAGCGTGTCATCGTCAAGAAGGGCGAAATGGCGATTGCCACCGTCATGAGCGTCACGCTCTCGACCGACCACCGTTGCGTAGACGGCGCTCTCGGAGCCGAGGTGCTGCAGGCGTTCAAGGGCTACATCGAAAACCCGATGGGCATGCTGGTCTGA
- a CDS encoding CinA family protein, whose protein sequence is MTMFTAEILALAEKIIREFSAEELMVSTAESCTGGLIAGALTEISGSSAVVDRGFVTYTNTAKMEMLGVQEQTLARFGAVSEETARQMVHGALFRSRAAFAVAVTGIAGPGGGSAEKPVGLVHLAAKSRQGALMHHKMLYGDIGRDKVRLATVKTALEMLLALK, encoded by the coding sequence TTGACGATGTTCACGGCCGAGATCCTGGCGCTTGCTGAAAAGATCATCCGGGAATTCTCGGCAGAGGAGTTAATGGTCTCGACGGCGGAGAGCTGCACGGGCGGACTGATCGCCGGCGCCTTGACGGAAATCTCGGGATCCTCCGCCGTCGTCGACCGCGGCTTCGTCACCTATACGAACACGGCAAAGATGGAGATGCTCGGCGTCCAGGAGCAGACGCTTGCGCGCTTCGGCGCCGTATCCGAGGAAACCGCGCGGCAGATGGTGCATGGCGCCCTCTTCCGCTCGCGCGCTGCCTTTGCCGTGGCGGTGACCGGCATTGCCGGGCCTGGCGGCGGCTCGGCGGAAAAGCCTGTCGGCCTCGTCCATCTCGCAGCAAAGTCGCGGCAGGGTGCGCTCATGCATCACAAGATGCTCTATGGCGATATCGGTCGCGACAAGGTGCGGCTTGCGACCGTCAAGACGGCGCTGGAAATGCTGCTGGCGCTGAAGTAG